Proteins from one Bacteroides zhangwenhongii genomic window:
- a CDS encoding aminopeptidase P family protein has product MKQNIKERVHALRMTFHPNYIKAFIIPSTDPHLSEYVAPHWMSREWISGFTGSAGTAVILMDEAGLWTDSRYFLQAEKELEGSGITLYKEMLPETPSITEFLCRHLKPGESVSIDGKMFSVQQVEQMKEELAAHQLQVDIFGDPLKNIWKDRPSIPDSPAFIYDIKYAGKSSEEKISAIREELKKKGVYALFISALDEIAWTLNLRGNDVHCNPVIVSYLLITQDEVTYFISPEKVTPEVETYLKKQQIGIQKYDEVETFLNSFHGENILIDPRKTNYAIYSAIHPKCSIIRGESPVTLLKAIRNEQEIVGIHAAMQRDGVALVRFLKWLEESVSAGKETELSIDKKLHEFRAAQPLYMGESFDTIAGYKEHGAIVHYSATPESDVTLQPKGFLLLDSGAQYLDGTTDITRTIALGELTEEEKTDYTLILKGHIALAMAKFPAGTRGAQLDVLARMPIWNHRMNFLHGTGHGVGHFLSVHEGPQSIRMNENPVILQPGMVTSNEPGVYKAGSHGIRTENLTLVCKDGEGMFGEYLKFETITLCPICKKGIIKEMLTKEEIEWLNNYHQTVYEKLSPDLNEEEKAWLQEATTSI; this is encoded by the coding sequence ATGAAACAGAATATAAAAGAACGAGTACATGCTCTGCGCATGACATTCCATCCCAATTACATCAAAGCATTCATTATCCCCAGCACCGACCCTCACCTTAGTGAGTATGTGGCTCCCCACTGGATGTCACGCGAATGGATTTCCGGTTTTACGGGTTCTGCAGGAACAGCGGTCATCCTGATGGACGAAGCGGGATTATGGACCGACTCACGTTACTTCCTTCAGGCAGAGAAAGAGCTGGAAGGTAGCGGCATCACACTCTACAAAGAGATGCTGCCGGAAACTCCAAGCATAACAGAGTTTCTCTGCCGGCACTTAAAACCCGGAGAATCCGTAAGCATCGACGGGAAAATGTTCTCTGTGCAACAGGTAGAACAAATGAAAGAAGAACTAGCGGCACATCAGTTACAGGTAGATATATTTGGAGATCCATTAAAAAACATCTGGAAAGACCGTCCCTCCATACCTGACTCTCCAGCCTTTATTTATGATATCAAATATGCAGGAAAAAGCAGCGAAGAAAAAATATCCGCCATCCGTGAGGAGTTGAAGAAAAAAGGCGTCTACGCTTTATTCATATCTGCACTGGACGAAATAGCATGGACTCTCAATCTACGAGGAAACGATGTACATTGCAATCCAGTCATAGTGAGCTACCTGTTAATTACACAGGATGAGGTGACTTACTTTATTTCACCGGAAAAAGTGACGCCGGAGGTCGAGACTTATCTAAAGAAACAACAAATAGGAATACAGAAATATGATGAGGTAGAGACATTCCTGAATTCCTTCCACGGAGAAAATATTCTTATTGATCCACGGAAAACGAATTATGCGATTTACTCGGCCATCCATCCGAAATGTTCCATTATTCGTGGCGAGTCTCCCGTCACATTATTGAAAGCCATTCGCAATGAGCAGGAAATAGTCGGCATCCATGCTGCCATGCAACGGGATGGAGTGGCACTTGTCAGATTCCTCAAGTGGCTGGAAGAATCTGTATCTGCCGGAAAAGAAACTGAATTAAGTATAGATAAAAAATTGCATGAGTTCAGGGCAGCACAACCTCTCTACATGGGAGAAAGTTTCGACACCATTGCAGGATATAAAGAGCACGGAGCAATCGTGCATTATTCGGCAACACCGGAAAGCGATGTAACTCTTCAACCTAAAGGATTCCTACTCTTAGATTCAGGAGCACAATACTTGGACGGAACCACTGACATCACTCGTACCATCGCATTAGGCGAACTGACGGAAGAGGAAAAGACGGATTATACCTTAATATTAAAGGGACACATAGCATTGGCTATGGCCAAATTCCCAGCCGGAACCCGCGGTGCGCAACTCGATGTACTGGCTCGTATGCCTATCTGGAATCACAGAATGAACTTCCTCCATGGCACAGGGCACGGTGTCGGGCATTTCTTGAGTGTACACGAAGGGCCACAAAGCATTCGCATGAATGAAAACCCTGTAATTCTCCAGCCCGGCATGGTTACATCCAACGAACCCGGTGTTTATAAGGCAGGCAGTCATGGGATACGTACGGAAAATCTGACGTTAGTCTGCAAAGATGGAGAGGGAATGTTTGGAGAATATCTTAAATTTGAGACTATCACTTTATGTCCTATCTGCAAAAAGGGGATCATCAAGGAGATGTTGACAAAGGAGGAAATCGAATGGCTGAATAATTATCATCAGACTGTTTACGAAAAGCTATCTCCGGATCTTAACGAAGAAGAAAAAGCTTGGTTACAGGAAGCCACTACTTCTATTTAA
- a CDS encoding gamma carbonic anhydrase family protein — MALIKSVRGFTPEIGENCFLADNATIIGDVKIGNDCSVWFSTVLRGDVNSIRIGNGVNIQDGSVLHTLYQKSTIEIGDHVSVGHNVTIHGATIKDYALIGMGSTILDHAVVGEGAIVAAGSLVLSNTVIEPGSIWGGVPAKFIKKVDPEQAKELNEKIAHNYLMYSQWYKEE; from the coding sequence ATGGCTTTAATAAAATCAGTACGCGGATTCACTCCCGAAATCGGAGAAAACTGTTTTCTCGCAGACAATGCAACTATTATAGGAGATGTAAAGATAGGAAATGACTGTAGCGTCTGGTTCAGTACCGTGCTACGGGGAGATGTCAACTCTATACGAATCGGTAATGGCGTTAACATCCAAGACGGAAGTGTCTTGCATACATTATACCAGAAATCGACTATTGAAATTGGCGACCATGTTTCTGTGGGACATAATGTTACCATTCACGGAGCGACCATCAAAGATTATGCATTAATCGGCATGGGCTCTACTATTTTAGATCATGCCGTAGTGGGTGAAGGAGCAATCGTAGCAGCCGGATCGCTGGTATTAAGCAATACCGTGATTGAACCCGGAAGCATCTGGGGCGGCGTACCTGCCAAGTTCATCAAGAAAGTAGACCCGGAGCAGGCAAAGGAATTGAACGAGAAGATTGCCCACAATTATTTGATGTATTCGCAATGGTATAAAGAAGAATAA
- the gltX gene encoding glutamate--tRNA ligase: MAERKVRVRFAPSPTGALHIGGVRTALYNYLFARQHGGDLIFRIEDTDSHRFVPGAEEYILESFKWLGIHFDEGVSFGGEHGPYRQSERRDIYKKYVQVLLENGKAYIAFDTPEELDAKRAEIANFQYDASTRGMMRNSLTMLKEEVDALIAEGKQYVVRFKIEPNEDIRVNDLIRGEVIINSSILDDKVLYKSADELPTYHLANIVDDHLMEVSHVIRGEEWLPSAPLHVLLYRAFGWEDTMPEFAHLPLLLKPEGNGKLSKRDGDRLGFPVFPLEWHDPKSGEISSGYRESGYLPEAVINFLALLGWNPGNDQEVMSMEELIKLFDLHRCSKSGAKFDYKKGIWFNHQYIQQKPNEEIAGLFLPFLKEQGVEVPFEKVVTVVGMMKDRVSFIKELWGVCSFFFVAPTEYDEKTVKKRWKEDSAKCMTELAEVIAGIEDFSIEGQEKVVMDWIAEKGYHTGNIMNAFRLTLVGEGKGPHMFDISWVLGKEETIARIKRAVEVLK; this comes from the coding sequence ATGGCAGAAAGAAAAGTAAGAGTTCGTTTTGCTCCGAGTCCTACGGGAGCATTGCACATTGGTGGTGTGCGTACAGCTTTGTATAATTATCTATTTGCGCGTCAACACGGCGGAGACTTAATATTTCGTATTGAGGATACTGATTCTCACCGGTTTGTTCCGGGAGCGGAAGAGTATATCCTCGAATCTTTCAAATGGCTGGGTATCCACTTTGATGAAGGAGTGAGTTTCGGTGGCGAACACGGTCCTTACCGTCAGTCGGAGCGTCGCGATATCTATAAAAAATATGTGCAGGTTCTGTTGGAGAACGGAAAAGCATACATTGCTTTTGATACTCCGGAGGAATTGGATGCCAAACGTGCGGAAATTGCGAACTTCCAGTACGATGCGTCTACGCGCGGCATGATGCGCAATTCATTGACAATGTTGAAAGAAGAAGTAGATGCGCTGATTGCAGAAGGCAAGCAGTATGTTGTCCGTTTCAAGATAGAGCCGAATGAAGATATTCGTGTGAACGACTTGATTCGTGGAGAAGTTATCATCAATTCATCCATTCTTGATGATAAGGTCCTTTACAAATCGGCTGATGAACTGCCTACTTATCATTTGGCGAATATCGTTGACGACCATTTGATGGAAGTTTCTCATGTGATCCGTGGTGAGGAATGGCTGCCTTCCGCACCATTGCATGTGTTGTTGTATCGTGCTTTCGGCTGGGAAGATACAATGCCGGAATTTGCTCACCTGCCTTTGTTGTTGAAACCGGAAGGAAATGGAAAATTGAGCAAACGTGACGGTGACCGTTTGGGATTCCCTGTGTTCCCGTTAGAATGGCACGATCCGAAATCCGGAGAAATATCTTCGGGCTACCGTGAGTCCGGTTATTTGCCGGAAGCGGTAATCAACTTCCTTGCCTTGTTGGGTTGGAATCCGGGTAACGATCAGGAAGTAATGTCGATGGAGGAACTGATAAAGCTGTTTGATCTTCATCGTTGCAGCAAGTCGGGAGCCAAATTTGATTATAAAAAAGGTATATGGTTCAACCATCAATATATACAGCAGAAACCTAATGAAGAAATTGCGGGACTGTTCTTGCCATTTTTGAAAGAACAAGGCGTGGAAGTTCCTTTCGAAAAGGTGGTGACAGTGGTTGGCATGATGAAAGACCGTGTCAGTTTCATTAAAGAATTATGGGGTGTATGTAGCTTCTTCTTCGTAGCCCCTACCGAATATGATGAAAAGACGGTGAAGAAACGCTGGAAAGAGGATTCTGCAAAATGTATGACTGAACTGGCGGAAGTCATTGCCGGTATCGAGGACTTCAGTATCGAAGGACAGGAGAAAGTCGTTATGGACTGGATTGCAGAGAAAGGTTACCATACAGGTAATATCATGAATGCCTTCCGTCTGACATTGGTGGGCGAAGGAAAAGGCCCGCATATGTTCGATATTTCCTGGGTATTGGGTAAAGAAGAAACAATAGCTCGTATCAAACGTGCGGTTGAGGTTTTGAAGTAA
- a CDS encoding 3-deoxy-D-manno-octulosonic acid transferase — protein sequence MLYNLAIVIYDFIVHLAAPFSRKPRKMMKGHWVVYELLRQQVEKGEQYIWFHAASLGEFEQGRPLIEMIRAKYPAYKILLTFFSPSGYEVRKHYRGADIVCYLPFDKPRNVRKFLDITNPCMAFFIKYEFWKNYLDELHKRRIPVYSVSSIFRRDQVFFKWYGGTYRNVLKDFDHLFVQNEASKRYLSKIGILRVTVVGDTRFDRVLQIREEAKDLPLVEKFKGNNAFTFVAGSSWGPDEDLFLEYFNNHPEMKLIIAPHVIDENHLVEIIGKLKRPYVRYTRADEKNVLKADCLIIDCFGLLSSIYRYGEIAYIGGGFGVGIHNTLEAAVYGIPVIFGPKYQKFMEAVQLLEAKGAYSIKDYEELKSLLDRFQTDKDFLDETGKNAGYYVTSKSGATEKIMNMINF from the coding sequence ATGCTTTACAACCTGGCAATAGTCATTTATGACTTTATCGTTCATTTGGCCGCACCGTTCAGTCGCAAGCCCCGTAAGATGATGAAGGGGCATTGGGTGGTGTACGAACTTTTGCGCCAGCAGGTGGAAAAGGGGGAACAGTATATCTGGTTCCACGCCGCTTCATTGGGAGAATTTGAGCAGGGGCGTCCGTTGATAGAAATGATTCGGGCAAAATATCCTGCTTATAAGATATTGCTGACTTTCTTTTCTCCTTCGGGCTATGAGGTGCGCAAGCATTATCGGGGAGCGGATATTGTCTGCTACCTGCCGTTTGATAAACCCCGGAATGTGAGGAAGTTCCTTGATATCACTAATCCGTGTATGGCGTTCTTTATCAAATATGAGTTTTGGAAGAATTATCTGGATGAGCTTCACAAGCGCCGGATTCCGGTATATAGTGTGTCGTCTATTTTCCGTCGTGACCAAGTGTTTTTTAAATGGTATGGCGGTACCTATCGCAATGTCCTGAAAGATTTCGACCATCTGTTTGTGCAAAACGAGGCTTCCAAACGTTATTTGTCGAAGATTGGCATTCTCCGTGTAACAGTGGTGGGAGATACCCGTTTCGACAGGGTACTGCAAATACGTGAGGAGGCGAAAGACCTTCCGCTGGTGGAGAAGTTCAAAGGAAACAATGCTTTCACTTTTGTTGCCGGCAGTTCGTGGGGACCGGATGAAGATCTGTTTCTCGAATATTTCAATAATCATCCGGAAATGAAACTGATTATCGCTCCGCATGTGATTGACGAGAATCATCTGGTGGAGATTATTGGTAAGTTGAAACGTCCGTATGTGCGCTATACTCGTGCCGATGAAAAAAATGTATTGAAAGCGGATTGTCTGATTATCGATTGCTTCGGCTTACTGTCTTCCATCTACCGCTACGGAGAGATTGCTTATATTGGTGGCGGTTTTGGTGTTGGTATTCATAATACGCTGGAAGCTGCCGTGTATGGTATCCCTGTCATTTTCGGACCGAAGTATCAGAAATTTATGGAAGCCGTGCAACTGCTGGAAGCGAAAGGTGCTTACTCCATCAAGGATTACGAAGAACTGAAAAGCCTGTTAGACCGTTTCCAGACAGACAAGGACTTTTTAGACGAGACGGGAAAGAATGCCGGATATTATGTGACCAGTAAGTCCGGTGCGACGGAAAAAATCATGAATATGATTAATTTTTGA
- a CDS encoding low molecular weight protein-tyrosine-phosphatase, with product MKKILFVCLGNICRSSTAEGVMLHLIKEAGLEKEFVIDSAGILSYHQGELPDSRMRAHAARRGYQLVHRSRPVRTEDFYNFDLIIGMDDRNIDDLKDKAPSPEEWKKIHRMTEYCTRIPADHVPDPYYGGAEGFEYVLDILEDACAGLLTSLTQDN from the coding sequence ATGAAGAAAATATTATTTGTCTGTTTAGGAAATATTTGCCGTAGTTCTACGGCTGAAGGTGTAATGCTTCATTTGATAAAAGAAGCAGGACTGGAGAAAGAGTTTGTGATAGATTCTGCCGGAATCTTGTCTTATCATCAGGGTGAATTACCGGATAGTCGGATGCGTGCTCACGCGGCTCGTCGCGGTTATCAATTGGTACATCGTTCGCGTCCTGTCCGTACGGAAGATTTTTATAATTTTGATCTGATAATCGGTATGGACGACCGGAACATAGATGATCTGAAAGACAAAGCTCCTTCTCCGGAAGAATGGAAGAAGATTCATCGTATGACGGAGTACTGTACTCGTATCCCGGCAGATCATGTCCCCGACCCCTATTATGGAGGGGCTGAGGGCTTTGAATATGTGCTTGACATACTTGAAGACGCTTGTGCGGGGCTGCTTACTTCTTTAACTCAGGATAACTGA
- the priA gene encoding replication restart helicase PriA: MKKYVDVILPLPLPKSFTYSLPDECAEDVKIGCRVVVPFGRKKFYTAIVLNVHYCAPTEYEVKDISALLDASPILLPAQFKFWEWIADYYLCTQGDVYKAALPSGLKLESETIVEYNPDFEADAPLPEREQRILDLLAVDSQQCVTKLEKDSGIKNILTVIKSLLDKEAIFVKEELRRTYKPKTEARVRLAGTADEKRLHILFDILSRAPKQLALLMKYVECSGVLGAGTPKEVSKKELLQRANVAPSVLNGLVDKKIFEIYYHEIGRLDKQEKEIVELNPLNEFQQRAFDEVVQSFQEKNVCLLHGVTSSGKTEIYIHLIEEVIRQGKQVLYLLPEIALTTQITERLQRVFGARLGIYHSKFPDAERVEIWRKQLGENGYDIILGVRSSIFLPFRNLGLVIVDEEHENTYKQQDPAPRYHARSAAIVLAAMYGAKTLLGTATPSIESWQNAREGKYGFVQLKERYKEIQLPEIIPVDIKELHRKKRMVGQFSPLLIQYMKEALEQKEQVILFQNRRGFAPMVECRTCGWVPKCKNCDVSLTYHKGINQLTCHYCGYTYQLPKSCPACEGTELVNRGFGTEKIEDDIKILFPEAAVARMDLDTTRTRSAYEKIIADFEQGKTDILIGTQMVSKGLDFDHVSIVGILNADTMLNYPDFRSYERAFQLMAQVAGRAGRKNKRGRVVLQTKSIDHPIIHQVIANDYEDMVGGQLVERQMFHYPPYYRLVYVYLKNHNEALLDQMAAVMADKLRAVFGNRVLGPDKPPVARIQTLFIKKIVVKIEQNAPMGRARELLLRIQREMLADERYKSLIVYYDVDPM; this comes from the coding sequence ATGAAAAAGTATGTAGATGTCATATTACCGCTTCCGCTTCCGAAGAGTTTTACTTACTCTTTGCCGGATGAATGTGCGGAAGATGTGAAGATAGGCTGCCGTGTGGTAGTTCCTTTCGGGCGGAAGAAGTTTTATACGGCTATCGTCCTTAACGTTCATTATTGTGCTCCAACGGAGTACGAAGTGAAAGATATATCTGCATTGCTAGATGCTTCTCCCATTCTGTTACCCGCTCAATTCAAATTTTGGGAGTGGATAGCTGATTATTATCTCTGTACACAAGGCGATGTCTATAAAGCGGCACTTCCCTCCGGTCTGAAACTGGAGAGTGAAACTATTGTTGAATATAATCCTGATTTTGAAGCGGATGCGCCATTGCCGGAACGTGAGCAACGCATTTTGGATTTACTTGCCGTAGATTCGCAACAGTGCGTCACTAAACTGGAGAAGGACAGTGGTATCAAAAATATTCTTACGGTCATCAAGTCTCTGCTCGATAAAGAAGCGATTTTCGTAAAGGAGGAGTTGAGGCGTACTTATAAACCTAAAACAGAGGCACGGGTTCGGCTTGCGGGTACAGCGGATGAAAAGCGGCTTCATATCCTGTTTGATATTCTGTCTCGTGCTCCGAAGCAGTTGGCATTACTCATGAAGTATGTGGAGTGTTCCGGTGTTTTAGGAGCGGGAACTCCGAAAGAAGTCTCCAAGAAAGAACTGTTGCAACGGGCTAATGTGGCCCCTTCTGTATTGAATGGATTGGTGGATAAGAAGATTTTTGAAATCTACTACCATGAAATCGGGCGGTTGGATAAGCAGGAGAAGGAGATTGTCGAATTAAATCCTTTGAATGAGTTTCAACAGCGTGCATTTGATGAAGTCGTGCAGTCTTTTCAGGAGAAAAATGTCTGTCTGCTTCATGGGGTAACGTCCAGTGGTAAGACTGAAATTTATATCCATCTGATAGAAGAAGTGATTCGTCAGGGAAAGCAGGTGTTATATTTGTTGCCGGAAATTGCATTGACCACTCAAATTACGGAGCGTTTGCAACGGGTCTTCGGTGCTCGTCTGGGTATCTATCATTCTAAGTTCCCCGATGCCGAACGGGTTGAAATATGGCGGAAGCAACTGGGAGAGAACGGGTATGATATTATTCTGGGTGTTCGTTCTTCTATTTTCCTGCCTTTCCGAAATCTGGGATTGGTGATTGTGGACGAAGAGCACGAAAATACGTATAAGCAACAAGATCCCGCTCCCCGCTATCATGCGCGTAGCGCGGCTATTGTATTGGCTGCCATGTACGGAGCTAAAACTTTGTTGGGTACGGCTACTCCCTCTATCGAGTCATGGCAGAATGCAAGAGAGGGAAAATATGGTTTCGTACAACTGAAAGAACGATATAAAGAAATCCAGTTGCCGGAGATTATTCCGGTGGATATCAAGGAACTGCATCGTAAAAAGCGGATGGTCGGACAATTCTCGCCACTCCTGATACAATATATGAAAGAGGCTTTGGAACAGAAGGAACAAGTGATTCTTTTTCAGAACCGTCGTGGGTTTGCTCCGATGGTGGAGTGTCGTACCTGCGGTTGGGTGCCTAAGTGTAAGAATTGCGACGTAAGCCTTACCTATCATAAAGGAATTAATCAATTAACCTGTCACTACTGCGGTTATACGTATCAACTGCCGAAATCCTGTCCTGCCTGCGAGGGAACAGAACTGGTGAACCGTGGTTTCGGTACGGAAAAGATTGAAGATGACATCAAAATCCTTTTCCCGGAAGCTGCCGTAGCCCGGATGGACTTGGATACTACACGTACCCGCTCAGCTTATGAGAAGATTATTGCAGACTTTGAGCAGGGAAAGACGGACATATTGATTGGTACGCAAATGGTATCAAAAGGATTGGATTTCGATCATGTAAGTATAGTAGGTATATTGAATGCCGATACCATGTTGAATTATCCCGATTTCCGTTCCTATGAACGTGCTTTTCAGTTGATGGCACAAGTAGCGGGACGTGCCGGACGTAAGAACAAACGCGGACGGGTGGTATTGCAAACCAAGAGTATCGATCATCCTATCATTCATCAGGTCATTGCCAATGATTATGAAGATATGGTAGGCGGACAATTGGTGGAACGTCAGATGTTCCATTATCCTCCTTATTACCGGCTGGTATATGTTTATCTGAAAAATCATAATGAAGCGTTGCTGGATCAGATGGCGGCAGTGATGGCGGATAAGTTGCGGGCTGTATTTGGCAATCGGGTATTAGGCCCGGATAAACCTCCTGTTGCCCGTATCCAGACTTTATTTATCAAGAAGATCGTCGTCAAGATTGAGCAGAATGCCCCGATGGGACGTGCACGGGAATTGTTGTTACGTATCCAGCGCGAGATGTTGGCGGACGAACGCTATAAATCTTTGATTGTGTATTATGATGTAGACCCTATGTAA
- a CDS encoding HD family phosphohydrolase, with amino-acid sequence MEHLKKKKSFSWKDLLYKSLLFIGTVALIVYFLPRDGKFNYQFDINKPWKYGQLIATFDFPIYKDEAIVKREQDSLMALFQPYYELDKKVEKEAIAKLKENYHTNLKGILPSTDYLRYIERTLKEIYQAGIVSTEAIQQLYKDSTSAIMVIDDKLANSHPIEGIYTVKKAYEYLLTADSVHFNREILRQCSLNEYISPNLTFDEQRTQTAKEEVLNNYSWANGLVVSGQKIIDRGEIISPETYNILESLRKESIKRNESMGQSRLILGGQILFVGMLMLCFMLYLDLFRKDYYQRKGSLSLLFTLIVFYSIVTAFMMTHNLFNVYIIPYAMLPIIIRVFLDSRTAFLTHVITILICSISLRFPHEFILTQLAAGMVAIFSLRELSQRSQLFRTALLVILTYAAVYFSFELMTENGLANDFSKLNIRMYTYFFINGILLLFAYPLLFLLEKTFGFTSNVTLVELSNINNDLLRQMSETVPGTFQHSMQVANLAAEAAIRIGAKSQLVRTGALYHDIGKMENPAFFTENQSGGVNPHKNLGYEQSAQVVISHVTDGLKLADKHNLPKVIKDFISTHHGRGKTKYFYISWKNEHPDEEPNEELFTYPGPNPFTKEQAILMMADAVEAASRSLPEYTEETISNLVDKIIDSQVTEGYFKECPITFKDIATVKAVFKEKLKIAYHTRISYPELKK; translated from the coding sequence ATGGAACATTTGAAGAAAAAAAAGAGCTTTTCATGGAAAGATTTGTTATATAAATCGCTGCTATTCATAGGTACTGTGGCATTGATTGTCTATTTCCTACCGCGCGACGGCAAGTTCAACTATCAGTTTGATATAAACAAGCCTTGGAAATACGGACAGTTAATCGCAACTTTCGATTTTCCTATTTATAAAGATGAAGCGATAGTGAAACGAGAGCAAGACAGCCTGATGGCTCTCTTCCAGCCCTATTATGAACTCGACAAGAAAGTCGAGAAGGAGGCGATAGCCAAACTGAAAGAGAACTATCATACGAACCTGAAAGGGATTCTTCCTTCTACAGATTATTTACGCTACATCGAACGTACGCTGAAAGAGATTTATCAGGCGGGCATTGTATCTACCGAAGCTATACAGCAACTTTACAAAGATAGCACATCCGCCATCATGGTAATAGATGACAAGTTGGCCAATTCGCACCCCATCGAAGGAATTTACACGGTAAAGAAGGCATACGAATATTTACTTACGGCAGACTCCGTTCACTTCAACAGGGAAATTCTACGGCAGTGTTCGCTGAATGAATATATCAGCCCGAACCTCACTTTTGACGAACAACGGACTCAGACAGCCAAAGAGGAGGTACTGAACAACTATTCTTGGGCAAACGGCTTGGTTGTAAGTGGTCAGAAAATTATCGATCGGGGCGAGATCATCAGTCCGGAAACTTATAATATTTTGGAATCCCTGCGCAAAGAGTCCATCAAGCGAAACGAATCCATGGGACAAAGCCGTCTGATTCTTGGAGGACAAATTCTGTTTGTCGGCATGTTAATGCTTTGCTTTATGCTCTATCTTGATTTGTTCCGAAAAGATTATTATCAGCGAAAGGGCAGTCTGTCACTACTCTTTACATTGATTGTATTTTATAGTATTGTTACGGCTTTTATGATGACACATAACCTATTCAATGTGTATATCATTCCGTATGCAATGCTACCTATTATTATCCGTGTGTTCCTTGATTCGAGAACTGCGTTTCTGACTCATGTCATCACAATATTAATCTGTTCCATATCACTACGCTTTCCACATGAATTCATTCTCACTCAGCTAGCTGCCGGTATGGTTGCGATATTCAGTTTGAGAGAACTGTCACAGAGATCACAGCTTTTCCGAACGGCATTATTAGTCATACTGACCTACGCCGCTGTTTATTTCTCTTTTGAACTGATGACAGAAAACGGACTTGCCAACGATTTCTCGAAGTTGAATATACGGATGTATACCTATTTCTTTATCAACGGAATTTTATTGCTGTTCGCCTATCCATTATTATTCCTATTGGAAAAGACGTTCGGATTTACTTCCAACGTTACTTTGGTAGAGCTTTCAAACATTAATAACGACTTACTGCGTCAAATGTCCGAGACTGTGCCCGGAACATTCCAACACTCCATGCAGGTAGCCAATCTAGCAGCGGAAGCAGCTATCCGTATCGGCGCCAAAAGTCAGTTGGTGCGTACCGGAGCTTTGTATCATGATATCGGGAAAATGGAGAATCCGGCTTTCTTCACCGAAAATCAATCAGGAGGAGTCAACCCGCATAAAAATCTAGGTTATGAACAAAGTGCACAAGTAGTCATCAGTCACGTGACAGATGGATTGAAACTTGCCGACAAACATAATCTGCCTAAGGTTATTAAGGACTTTATCAGTACTCACCATGGACGGGGAAAAACAAAATATTTCTATATTTCCTGGAAGAACGAGCACCCGGACGAAGAACCGAATGAAGAACTGTTCACCTATCCCGGTCCGAATCCGTTCACCAAAGAGCAAGCCATCCTGATGATGGCAGACGCTGTAGAAGCCGCATCACGTAGTCTTCCGGAATATACAGAGGAGACAATCAGTAACCTGGTCGACAAGATTATCGATTCCCAAGTCACTGAAGGTTACTTTAAAGAATGTCCTATCACTTTCAAGGATATAGCCACTGTGAAAGCTGTATTCAAAGAAAAACTAAAGATTGCTTATCACACCCGGATCAGTTATCCTGAGTTAAAGAAGTAA